The window tacagcattacagtgaaaggtgtggAAGTGAAAAACAGTAAACAAGGGCAAAATAGAAATATTCTGTTTGTCTACCTTACAGCAAAGAAGTCAATGTTTATATTTCTATCCTTTCCAGGATATAAATAATGATCAGAGGGGATCTCAGCACAGAGACCCCAACCGATCTTAActgttgacatgtcaaaagtaaaTAATGAAAGTAATGCTTTAAAATCTATTGCatattgaacccccccccccccccccaaaaaaaaaaaaaagaaccacccccaccaaaaaaacaacaaccttatTAGTCCATTGGTTGTTACATTTTACACAGAATATAGTTAGTAGGTACATGTAGCATTTTAATTTGATAACTTTaaacttaaaaatatatatacagctaAAACGGAATCCAAAAGTACATACCGACATTGCACACATGTATAAAAAACTGTCTGTCCCTCATCTGCTGAGCGCATCTGCCTTGTGTGATACACCATCTTCTCATAGCCACAGCGGCTGCAGCGCCTATCGATCTGAAACAGAATTTACATTAAATCAAGCACACAGCCATGTAATCTCTACTAGTAAGTCATAGTGTGCAGTACTAAATGTATCAATCCCCTAAGccagcacttaaccccttaaggaccaggccattttacaccttaggaccagggcgttttttgaacatctgaccacggtcactttaaacattaataactctggaatgcttttagttatcattctgattccgagtcagttttttcgtgacatattctactttaacatagtggtaacatttttgtggtaacttgcatcctttcttggtgaaaaatccccaaatttgatgaaaaatttgaaaattttgcatttttctaactatgaagctctctgcttgtaaggaaaatggatattcaaaatatttaaattttttttttcacatatacaatatgtctactttatgtttgcatcataacattgacaagtttttacttttggaagacaccagagggcttcaaagttcagcagcaactttccaatttttcccaaaatttccaaactcactatttttcagggaccagttcaggtttgaagtggatttgaagggtcttaatcttagaaataccccacaaatgaccccattataaaaactgcaccccccaaagtatacaaaatgatattcggtcagccttttaaccctttacgtgtttcacaggaatagcaggaaagtgaaggagaaaattcactatcttcattttttacactcgcatgttcttgtagaccaaatttttgaatttttacgaggggtaagaggagaaaatgtatacttatatttgtagcccaatttctctcgagtaagcacatacctcatatgtctatgtaaagtgttcggcgggcgcagtagagggctcagaaccgaaggagtgacaaggggattttggagagtacgtttttctgaaatggtttttggggggcatgttgcatttaggaagcccctatggtgccagaacagcaaaaaaaaaaaacaaaaaaaaaaaacacatgccataccattttggaaacaagaccccttgaggaacgtaacaaggaataaagtgagccttaataccccacacgggtttcacgacttttgcatacgttaaaaaaaaaaaattcattaaaatggatgtttccccccaaatttcacatttttgcaagggttaatagcgaaaAATACcctactgtgtaggggtatgtgtatatgtagtgttttttactttttattttattttgtgttcgtgtagtgtagtgtttttagggtacagtcacatgggcggggggttacagcgagtttcccactgcgagtttgagctgccgcgcaaaatttgctgcatcgcaaacttgcagcctgatactcactgtaagcccctgcccatgtgaatgtatcctgtacattcacaggggggggacctccagctgttacaaaactacaactccaagcatgcacagtctatcagtgcatgctggtagttatagttttgcaacagctggaggcacacgggttgggaaacaatgagttaggaaacagacaatgtttcccaaccagtgtgcctccagctgttgcaaaaccacaactcccaaacattctcaggcatgctgggagtagtagttcggcaacatctggaagtagtagttcggcaacattaataactctggaatgcttttagttatcattctgattccgagattgttttttcgtgacatattctactttaacatagtggtaaaattttttggtaacttgcatcctttcttggtgaaaaatcccaaaattttatgaaaaatttgaacattttgcatttttctaactttgaagctctctgcttgtaaggaaaatggatactcaaaatattattattatttttttattcacatatacaatatgtctactttatatttgcatcataaaattgacatgtttttacttttggaagacaccagagggcttcaaagttcagcagcaattttccaatttttcacaaaattttcaaactcactatttttcatggaccagttcgggtttgaagtggatttgaagggttttcatattagaaataccccataaatgaccccattataaaaactacaccccccaaagtattcaaaatgacattcagtcagcgttttaaccctttaggtgtttcacaggaatagcagcaaaatgaaggagaaaattcacaatcttcactttttacactcgcatgttcttgtagacccaatttttgaatttttacaaggggtaaaaggagaaaatttatacttatatttgtagcccaatttccctcaagtaagcacatacctcatatgtctatgtaaagtgtttggcgggcgcagtagagggctcagaagcgaaggagcgacaaggggattttggagagtacgttttggagaataccattttggaaacaagaccccttgaggaacgtaacaaggggtacagtgagcatttacccccccactggtgtctgtcagatctttggagcagtgggctgtactaaatttttaatttgcacagcccactgttccaaatatctgtcagacaccagtggggtgtaaattatcactgcacccctcattacattccgtgagggatgtagtttccaaaatggggtcacatgtggggtttttgttttttttgcgtttgtcaaaactgctgtaacaatcagccacccctgtgcaaatcacctcaaatgtacatggcgcactctcccttctgggccttgttgtgcgcccccagagcactttgcgcccacatatggggtatctccgtagtcaggagaaactgcattacaaattttggggggggcttttttccccttttacctcttgtcaaaatgaaaagtatagggcaacaccagcatgttagtgtaaaaattttttttacactaacatgctggtgtagaccccaacttttccttttcataaggggagaaaggagaaaaagccccccaaaatttgttaggcaatttctcccgagtacagcgataccccatatgtgaccctaaactgttgccttgaaatacgacagggctctgaagtgagagcgccatgtgcatttgaggcctgaattagggatttgcataggggtggacataggggtattctacaccagtgattcccaaacagggtgcctccagcagttgtaaaactcccagcatgcttggacagtcaacggctgtccggcaatactgggagttgtttgcaacagctggaggctccattttggaaacagtggcataccagacgtttttcatttttattggggaggggggctgtgtaggggtatgtgtatatgtagtgttttttactttttattttgtgtagtgtagtgtttttagggtacagtcacacgggtgggggattacagagagtttcccgctgcgagtttgagctgccgtgcaaaattagctgtatcgcaaacttgcagcctgatactcactgtaacccccctgcccatgtgaatgtaccctatacagctgttgctaaactacaactccaagcatgcacagtctatcagtgcatgctggcagttatagttttgcaacagctggaggcacacaggttgggaaacactgagttaggaaacagacaatgtttcccaaccagtgtgcctccagttgttgcaaaaccactactcccaaacattctcaggcacgctggaagtagtagttcggcaacatctttagagccagatgttgccgaactacaactcccagcatgcttggagttgtagtttggcaacatctggaggactacagtttgcagaccactgatgCAGTGGTTCCCaagctgtgcccttccagatgttgcaaaactgcaactcccagcatgcccagacaccaaggtctgtctgggcatgctgggagttgtagtgtaaggggaccagatggagcagtccagatcgcttcacggcagtctggactgctgcaaaggtcccacgacgccgccgaagatccactcacctgtcgccaccaccgccgtctctgccgccgggatccgggtcttcagggacgaggtaagtaccggggccgggccccagcactcccccgtcccccgccacatcctccggtcttcctcccgttctctccagacttccaggggccaggcaggacgggaggaagtaaccgtcccccctgcgattggtcggttagctaaccgaagaatcgcaggggataggaggaggtggcaggcttgccacctcgctccgatactccagcatggtcctgtctgtctgtgacaaccgggatcatgcaaaattaccgggcggtcgggtcccagagacccgatcagcccggtatcgccgcagatagcaagggcgatttccctcgcgatttgcagcgatcgccgacatgcggggcagacatggccccctcggcgtttgccctggatgcctgctgaagcatttcagcaggcatccgcttccgatctctgcccggggcgcggcagagaccggagaaacaccaggacgtactagtacgtcctgggtccttaaagcccagggtgccaggacattctagtacgtcctgggtccttaaggggttaaagagtagctcccaccatctcacATTTATTTTATTCTGTCCTTACCTATaggtaatctatccctaaccccctccctgcctttacaaaAAAATTTTGGCACTCACATAGCGGTCATCTGCACATCTTCTTGCTGGCTGCTCGTTCCTCTACCGGAAGCCGGCTTTCCCAGCAGGCGTcacgtcactgacgcctgctaGGCAaagacttccgccctcacttcatctatgctgcgctcgtgtcgggagcgcgcatagatgatctgccaatcacatggcaggctgctccggggtctcctcctccctgtttatctgtacatgtgatacccggggaggaggagtataggagtagcCTGCATAGCGACAGTAGTGGAGCATCAGCGCGGCACTGATAACTAGTGTGCGCGCGCCGTCTCCACTACAGTGTACATGTCGGGGATGAATGGGCTGTGCGCGACTATAAccagccaatgcgcgcagccccagcgtttaatgcgctcgctcccgcctgtctgattgacaggcagggagcgagcgcagccaacaagaaaaaaggactgattttgcccAGCCAAAAACAGTCCTTtttcgggcgtgacgtcacgcctggctgcagccggccactaggagggtgacccctagtggccggtttttaaacgtaaatatcaccccgaaaaaaaaaaaaaaaattatggaagtatattagagatatgctgTAGTACATAagaactacaacatatcaaaaaataaagttgatgacagtgcccatttaagcataaaAAAGTGGAAATATTTTTCGCACAAGCTCCTGGTGTGTGTAAGTAGTTGAGCATAAAAGGAGGTATGGCCTAAGCACTGTACGGCAGAAAGTTGGTGTAAATTGTAGTTAAAATTTACGCCAACACAGAGCTGGCGTAAATTTTAAAGTGCAGTGAAGGCAACATACGGCTCACAAAGAGCTAGATTTATTATGAGGCATACCTCTAAATATATCTGGCCAACTGACCACTTGTGCAATGTGCCCAGCATGTAATACACCAGTCTTCATAAATTCACCCACACTTTCAATCTGGCATCTGACGCCACCTGGATCAGACAACTGGTCAGTATCAGCTTttaccaaccaatcacagctcagctttcattttaccagatataaaaagctgaactgtgatttttTTGTTATGGGCACAACtataacatttttgttcagattGATGAAGTGGTTTGAGTTTGGTGTGGAGGAATTAAGTCGCCTGCAAAGAGACCCAATTGCAGTAAATTGACAGCGGGCCCATTGCGtttagcccttttttttttacattaaactaGCGGGACTGAAAAACATAGATAACCACGCTTTTCAGTCCTGCAAAATAAACATGAGTTCAGAAAGTGGGCCAAGCGTGTTACCTTTTGACTATATTTGGACAAATTATCTCaattggagagatttatcaaaacctgtgcagagtaagagtggtgcagttgcccatagcaacccaacagatcactttcatttttaaagtggcctgtgaaaaattaaagaaactatctgattggttgctatgggaaactgctccactttcactctgcacaggttttgataaatcttccccaatgggtCCAGTGTCCACACGCTGCTTTATAAGGCGCTTTAGAAGGTTGCTGACATAAATGCTGAAGTGACAGGGCAATGTGACAAGAACCTAGGCCtgacagaatttttatttttcaataatccACTGGATAGGTTATGCCTGTCTTATAAATTGGGTCCAGACCCCTTACCTTGGTATTTGGTACCAGTGGTCATACTGTCACCGATCCCACACTTATAATCTATCCAGTGGATTGGTGATAAGTTATCATAACATGAATGCCCCTTTAACAtaattgttaaatgggcacttgcAGATAcaacaactttttatatgttgttcatcttggcaaaacattaacctttctaatataccatattttttgccgtataagacgcactttttcttccccaaaactagggggggggggggggggggagttggtgcatcttatactgcgaatacacacctattgggtcggtccctgcggccatcaacgtccgggacccgcggctaattaatacaggacatcaccgatcgcggtgatgccctgtattaacccttcagacacagcgatcaaagctgactgccgcgtctgaagcgaaagtgacagtaacccggctgctcagtcgggctgttccggaccgctgaacagtttacaggacaccgggagggaccttaccttcctcctcagtgtctgctccgtgccgggatcccctgtatggccggctctctccgacgtcatcatgtcgtcgcgcacgccgtcccgtcatggaATAGGAGCGTCGTGCATAGCGACATGATGAaggtgacggagagcgtggatcccggggaagaagacgtccggagcggcggggacgcggcgacagcgatggagcgaaatccagggcagcggtgacgggtccggagcggcggggacacatgagtattacctcctatccagtggtcttcaacctgcggacctccagatgttgcaaaactacaactcccagcatgcccggacagccaacggctgtccgggcatgctgggagttgtagttttgcaacatctggaggtccgcaggttgaagatcactgttgggtgcagaatcttttttttctagattttgcacctttaaaattggatgcgtcttatatgccggtgcgtcctatagggcgaaaaatacggtacttcataagtattttttctttcctttttatagaaatcatggctttataCAAGCTGAAGCACAGTCATGGACATAATCCAGTAGTCATAAGAGGGACACTAATAGCTCAGCtatatgtgcaggacatcctgcAGCCATTTTATTTAATGTCAGGGCATTTTTTAGAAGTATATCGCTCGACCACACAGCAAGGGTTTCCAGGAACTTCTCCACTAGACTGAGAGGCTTACTTGTCTGCCCGGTAGAAAGATTTATCACCAATAGAGCATTTATATCAAGCCTTCAGTcaggatctacaggcccagctGTGACATCTGGGGCAAACGTGCCACAGGATGAAATAtgtaaccagtatgcctccatacCCAATCTCATCTAATGTTTAGGCTAGAGGAACCCCAATGGGCACCACAATAAACATATTTTGCTAATATTGTAATCACTTCCATACAGAATTACATTCACATATAAAATTTTATTCTAACCACTCCTTCTTGGTGCATTAGTTTTGTCAATGAGAGTATTGTCATGTGAGCACAGACTTTCCCATTCCCAGATCTGTGTACCTTGAAGGGTCATGCTATTTCTTACCAGAGGACCCTTTAAAGCTCCCGCTTCCTCCGTCTCATTTAACAGTGCTAGGGTGTCAAGCTTATTAAACAGCACCGACCGCTGCACAAACTTCCCCAGGAATTCTACAACAGACAAAAGAATGACAGTCACACATAACACATCAGATGATGGGGgaacaagctgaagcacaggcatggacaaagtccagtaagtgagggtgggctagcacccctctgataggacaggagagagcacagaggagcgccgtcagacaagagagagcacagaggcgtgccgtcagacaggagagagcacagaggcgtgccgtcagacaggagagagcacagaggcgtgccatcagacaggagagagcacagaggcgtgccatcagacaggagagagcacagaggcgtgccatcagacaggagagagcacagaggcgtgccatcagacaggagagagcacagaggcgtgccatcagacaggagagagcacagaggcgtgccatcagacaggagagagcacagaggcgtgccatcagacaggagagagaacagaggcgtgctatcagacaggagagagcacagaggcgtgctatcagacaggagagagcacagaggagttctatcagacaggagagagcacagaggagtcctatcagacaggagagagcacagaggagtcctatcagacaggagagagagtacagaggagtcctatcagacaggagagagagtacagaggagtcctatcagacaggagagaggacagagtagtactatcagacaggaaagagcacagaggagtgctatcagacaggagagagcacagaggagtgctatcagacaggagagagcacagaggagtgctatcagataggagacagcacagaggagtgctatcagacaggagagagcacagaggtgtgcgatcagacaggagagagaacagaggagtgctatcagacaggagagagcacagaggagtgctatcagataggagacagcacagagaagtgctatcagacaggagagagcacagaggtgtgcgatcagacaggagagagaacagaggagtgcgatcagacaggagagagcacagaggagtgccatcagacagaagagagtagtatactatggttttaggtccggtcacaaaactggatacgggtcaaaaatgagccgactggagtcactgtttgactccagtcggctcattaaagtgaatggagttcagtgctggtccggctggggtatgggagagcccggtttgcccctcccccagtcggatccggcaaccgtagtgtaaaaatgacgtgtgaatgcagccttacttgactttgtcaatgcctgtgcttcagcttgtacaaagccatgatttctataaaaaggaaatacattttcttatgaagtatattagaaaggtttatgtttttccaacatgtacaacataaaaaaaaacgtttttgtatctgacagtgcccttttaaaatccaatgcagaaaatctgcatcatgtgaacatacctttatggtctattcatacgtacagtatttgatgcgcaggattttctgatgcagatttcaatgtaaactaaatgactgaacacagcttgaaatcctgcgcatcaaatctgcacagaatactgtacgtgtgaatagaccgtaagggtacattcacacctataatatctgctgcagattttatgatgtGTTCAGTATTAGGCTGCatccacatcacgatttctccatccgacccgagtacacgatttttataacttaaaatcgtatgaaatcgtatataaagtcggatccattgacctccataaaaaaatcagatccattacacacatccgattttatccgcatccgatttcacacgatttttgttcgggtctgaaatcggggttgaccacgatttcagacctgaacaaaaatcgtgtgaaatcggatgcggatcaaatcggatgtgagtaatggatccgattttttaatggaggtcaatggatccgactttatatacgatttcatacgattttaagttataaaaatcgtgtactcgggtcggatggagaaatcgtgatgtggatGCAGCCTAAGTCACATTGCCATCTGCAGAAGATCCTgtaggtgtgaacatacccttagactgcGTTTTCACTGGTGTGGGAGTGATGTGGGCCGCTGTACGAGGAAACACTTACCTGTCACTTGTGTGTGATGACCGCACGACCGGCAGGTGACTGTATCCTGAatgcctggagggggcagcaccGAGCCACAGTCCGAGCAGAACTCGGCCTCAGAACAGAAACACGTGGGAGCAGAATCCATCCTGTTAGAGAACATTACACACAGCGTTACATCCGGGATATACCGTACATACTCGCCGTCTGAATGTGATCCTATAGGAGTACAGGCTTATAAACCAGTGTCTCTCTATAGACGGTAGTTATAAACCATAGCACCACTCACCCGCACAATCCCC is drawn from Hyla sarda isolate aHylSar1 chromosome 4, aHylSar1.hap1, whole genome shotgun sequence and contains these coding sequences:
- the POLR1H gene encoding DNA-directed RNA polymerase I subunit RPA12; this encodes MDSAPTCFCSEAEFCSDCGSVLPPPGIQDTVTCRSCGHHTQVTEFLGKFVQRSVLFNKLDTLALLNETEEAGALKGPLIDRRCSRCGYEKMVYHTRQMRSADEGQTVFYTCVQCRFQEKEDS